From the Oryzias latipes chromosome 22, ASM223467v1 genome, one window contains:
- the eml5 gene encoding echinoderm microtubule-associated protein-like 5 isoform X1, whose product MADRTAPNCHLRLEWVYGYRGHQCRNNLYYTAAKEIVYFVAGVGVVYNTREHKQKFYLGHNDDIISLALHPERVLVATGQVGKEPYICVWDSYTVQTVSILKDVHTHGIACLAFDLEGQCLVSVGLDSKNTICVWDWRRGKVLAVAPGHTDRIFDISWDLYQPSKLVSCGVKHIKFWSLCGNALTPKRGVFGKTGDLQTILCLACAKDEITYSGALNGDIYVWKGINLLRTIQGAHGSGIFSMNACEEGFATGGRDGCVRLWDLNFKPITVIDLRETDQGYKVARGENSRGLSVRSVCWRGDHILVGTQDSEIFEVVVHDRNKPFLIMQGHCEGELWALAVHPTKPLAMTGSDDRSVRIWSLIDHALIARCNMEEPIRCAAVSTDGIHLALGMKDGSFTVLRVRDMTEVVHIKDRKEAIHELKYSPDGAHLAVGSNENSVDIYGVVQRYKKVGECMGSNSFITHMDWSTDSKYLQTNDGSGRRLFYRMPSGKEVTNREELKLVQWASWTCVLGPEVNGIWPKYSDINDINSVDGNFSNQVLVTADDYGLVKLFRYPCIKKGAKFRKYLGHSAHITNARWSHDYQWVITIGGADHSVFQWKFVPERKSKEALHIAPQETLADSNSEESDSDQSDVPEMDSEIEQETQLTYRRQVYKEDLPQLKEQCKVKHRATAMKKRERAPASGIKLHFIHGYRGYDCRSNLFYTQTGEIVYHVAAVGVVYNGQQNTQRFYMGHDDDILCLAIHPLKDFVATGQVGRDSSVHVWDTETLKPISVLKGSHQLGVCALDFSADGRRLVSIGLDDNHTIVLWDWRKGETLSAMRGSKDKIFVVKINPYLPDKLITAGVKHMKFWHKAGGGLIGRKGNMGKTETMMCAVYGWSEEMVFSGTCTGDICIWRDMFLMKTVKAHDGPVFSMHALEKGFVTGGKDGIVALWDDTFERCLKTYAIKRAVLAPGSKGLLLEDNPSIRAISLGHGHILVGTKNGEILEVDKSGPITLLVQGHMEGEVWGLASHPHLPLCATVSDDKTLRIWDLSPSHCMLAVRKLRKGGRCCCFSPDGKALAVGLNDGSFIIVNADTLEDLVSFHHRKDAISDIRFSPGAGKYLAVASADSFVDIYNVMSSKRVGVCKGCLSYITHLDWDKRGKLLQVNTAAKEQFFFEAPRGKRQTIPASEVEKIDWCTWTCVLGPSAEGTWPVISEVTEVTAACLSNDRQVLATGDDLGYVKLFRYPAKGKYAKFKRYVAHSTHVTNVRWTHNDSLLVTVGGGDTCLMIWAHELEGLREFKQCDSEESDIESEDDGGYDSDVTRENEISYTIKALSANMRVMTGVKPHLQLKEPSVDERQGVVRGSRPPVSRALPQPEKLQTNNVGKKKRPIEDLVLELVFGYRGSDCRNNVHYLNEGADIIYHTASVAIVLNLTTSCQSFYLEHSDDILCLTINQHPKFPNVVATGQVGDAGDMAATSPSIHVWDAMTKQTLSVLRCFHSSGVCSVSFSATGKLLLSVGLDPEHTITIWKWQEGAKVANRIGHSQRIFVAEFRPDSDTHFVSVGIKHVRFWTLAGRALLSKKGVLSSIEDARMQTMLSVAFGANNLTFTGTISGDVCVWKEHILVRIVAKAHTGPVFTMYTTLRDGLIVTGGKERPSKDGGALKLWDQELKRCRAFRLETGQIIDCVRSVCRGKGKILVGTRNAEIIEVGEKNAACNILVNGHMDGPIWGLCTHPSRDVFLSAAEDGTVRLWDIPEKKMLNKVNLGHPAHAISYSPEGDMVAIGMKNGEFIILLVASLKIWGKKRDRRSAIQDIRFSPNSRYLAVGSTECAVDFYDLTLGPQLNRINCCRDIPSFVMQMDFSADSNHIQLSTGAYKRLVYEVPSGKQITEQFHIDRITWATWTSVLGDEVIGIWSRNTDKADVICACVSHSGLNIITGDDFGMVKLFDFPCLEKFAKHKRFLGHSAHLTNIRFTNGDRFVVSAGGDDRSLFVWRCVHSLH is encoded by the exons TTTGGCGCTACATCCGGAGCGTGTGTTGGTGGCCACAGGACAAGTGGGCAAAGAGCCTTACATCTGCGTGTGGGACTCCTACACCGTGCAGACGGTGTCCATCCTTAAAGACGTCCACACTCACGGCATCGCCTGCCTGGCTTTTGATCTTGAAGGACAG TGTTTGGTGTCTGTCGGCTTGGactcaaaaaacacaatctgtgtgtggGACTGGAGGAGAGGGAAGGTGCTGGCGGTCGCTCCTGGTCACACAGACAGG ATATTTGATATATCGTGGGATTTGTACCAGCCAAGCAAGCTTGTAAGCTGTGGTGTCAAACATATCAAG TTTTGGAGCTTGTGTGGTAATGCTCTAACACCCAAACGTGGGGTGTTTGGCAAAACAGGGGATCTCCAAACCATCCTCTGCCTTGCTTGCGCCAAGGATGAGATCACATATTCGGGTGCCTTGAATGGTGACATCTATGTTTGGAAAGGGATCAACCTGTTGAGAACCATTCAAGGAGCTCATGGG TCAGGGATTTTCAGCATGAATGCCTGTGAAGAAGGTTTTGCCACCGGAGGTCGGGATGGCTGTGTCCGGCTGTGGGATCTTAACTTTAAACCAATAACTGTCATCGATCTCAGGGAAACAGACCAAGGATATAAAG TAGCTAGAGGTGAAAATAGCAGAG GGCTGTCTGTCCGTAGTGTGTGCTGGAGGGGAGATCACATTCTAGTGGGCACACAGGACAGTGAAATCTTTGAAGTGGTGGTCCACGACCGCAACAAGCCCTTTCTCATCATGCAGGGTCACTGTGAGGGCGAGCTCTGGGCTTTGGCCGTGCATCCCACCAAGCCTCTGGCCATGACGGGAAGCGATGACCGTTCAGTCAG AATATGGAGCCTTATAGATCATGCATTGATAGCACGCTGCAACATGGAGGAGCCGATTCGCTGCGCAGCTGTGAGCACTGATGGTATTCATCTGGCTTTGGGAATGAAGGATGGCTCATTTACTGTCCTAAGAGTCAG AGACATGACTGAGGTGGTTCACATCAAGGACAGGAAGGAGGCCATTCATGAATTGAAGTACTCCCCTGATGGGGCTCACTTGGCTGTCGGGTCTAATGAAAACTCAGTGGACATCTATGGTGTGGTGCAAAGGTACAAGAAAGTGGGAGAATGCATGGGCTCCAACAGCTTTATCACACACATGGATTGGTCCACAGACAGCAAATACCTGCAAACCAATGATGGCAGCGGCCGGAGGCTCTTTTACAGGATGCCAA gtGGGAAGGAAGTGACCAACAGGGAGGAGCTAAAGCTGGTGCAGTGGGCTTCGTGGACCTGTGTGTTGGGCCCCGAGGTCAATGGCATATGGCCCAAGTACTCGGATATCAATGATATCAACTCAGTTGACGGCAACTTTAGCAATCAAGTATTAGTAACAGCGGATGATTATGGATTAGTAAAACTGTTCCGATATCCTTGCATAAAAAAAG gAGCAAAATTTAGAAAGTATTTAGGTCACTCAGCCCATATAACCAATGCAAGATGGTCACATGACTATCAGTGGGTCATAACTATTGGTGGAGCTGATCACTCAGTGTTCCAGTGGAAGTTTGTTccagaaagaaaatccaaagagGCTTTGCACATAGCGCCACAAG AGACCTTGGCAGACTCTAACAGTGAAGAATCGGACTCCGACCAATCAGACGTGCCTGAGATGGACTCGGAAATCGAGCAGGAGACGCAGCTCACATACAGACGGCAG GTTTATAAAGAAGATCTACCACAGCTCAAAGAGCAGTGCAAAGTGAAACATCGTGCCACGGccatgaaaaaaagagaacgGGCTCCAGCAAGTGGGATTAAGTTACACTTCATCCATGG CTACAGGGGCTATGATTGCAGAAGCAACCTCTTCTACACCCAGACCGGGGAAATTGTCTATCATGTAGCTGCTGTTGGGGTGGTGTATAACGGACAACAAAATACTCAGCGTTTCTATATGGGCCATGACGATGACATCCTCTGTCTGGCTATCCACCCCCTGAAAGACTTTGTTGCGACAGGCCAG GTTGGCAGAGATTCCTCAGTCCATGTTTGGGACACTGAAACATTAAAGCCCATATCAGTGCTAAAAGGTTCTCACCAGCTTGGAGTGTGTGCTTTGGACTTCTCAg CGGATGGGAGGCGCCTAGTCTCTATTGGCCTGGATGACAATCACACTATTGTGCTGTGGGACTGGAGAAAAGGCGAGACGCTCTCTGCCATGCG AGGGAGCAAGGATAAAATATTTGTTGTCAAAATTAATCCCTACCTCCCTGACAAGCTCATTACTGCTGGTGTGAAACATATGAAGTTTTGGCATAAAGCTG GTGGTGGTCTAATTGGGCGCAAGGGGAACATGGGAAAGACTGAGACTATGATGTGTGCGGTGTATGGTTGGTCGGAGGAGATGGTGTTTTCAGGCACATGCACGGGTGACATTTGCATCTGGAGGGACATGTTTCTGATGAAGACTGTCAAAGCTCATGATGGCCCTGTTTTCAGTATGCACGCGCTAGAAAAG gGTTTTGTTACTGGTGGAAAGGATGGTATTGTAGCTCTGTGGGATGACACTTTTGAGAGGTGTCTCAAGACTTACGCCATCAAGAGAGCAGTCCTCGCTCCAGGCTCTAAAG GCCTTCTTTTGGAGGACAATCCCTCTATTCGTGCCATATCCCTTGGCCATGGCCACATTCTTGTAGGAACCAAAAATGGAGAGATCCTGGAGGTGGATAAGAGCGGACCCATTACTCTGCTGGTCCag GGTCACATGGAGGGTGAAGTGTGGGGCCTGGCCTCTCATCCTCATCTCCCTCTCTGTGCCACTGTCAGCGATGACAAAACCCTGCGCATATGGGACCTGTCTCCCAGTCACTGCATGCTGGCTGTACGCAAACTCAGGAAAG GCggccgctgctgctgtttctcccCTGATGGTAAGGCTCTAGCGGTGGGGCTGAATGACGGCAGTTTCATCATTGTGAACGCAGACACCTTAGAAGACCTGGTGTCCTTCCACCATCGCAAGGACGCCATCTCAGACATCAGATTCTCTCCAG GAGCTGGAAAATACCTCGCCGTCGCCTCAGCGGATAGTTTTGTGGACATTTACAACGTAATGAGCAGCAAACGAGTTGGAGTTTGCAAAGGATGTTTAAGTTATATCACTCATCTGGACTGGGACAAACGAG GGAAACTACTCCAGGTCAACACGGCAGCTAAAGAGCAATTCTTTTTTGAAGCTCCTCGAGGAAAGAGGCAGACCATCCCAGCTTCAGAG GTGGAGAAGATTGACTGGTGCACGTGGACATGTGTCCTGGGCCCGTCTGCTGAGGGCACCTGGCCTGTGATCAGTGAAGTCACTGAGGTGACCGCTGCCTGCCTTAGTAACGACAGACAGGTGCTAGCAACAGGAGATGACCTTGGATACGTCAAGCTCTTCAGATACCCTGCCAAG GGCAAATATGCTAAGTTTAAACGCTATGTGGCACACAGCACACATGTTACAAATGTGCGATGGACCCACAACGACAGCCTTTTGGTGACAGTTGGTGGGGGTGACACGTGCCTCATGATCTGGGCCCATGAGCTGGAGGGTCTGCGGGAATTCAAGCAGTGCGACAGCGAGGAGTCGGACATTGAGAGCGAAGACGATGGGG GTTACGACAGTGATGTGACGAGGGAGAACGAGATAAGCTACACCATCAAGGCTTTATCCGCCAACATGCGAGTAATGACAGGAGTCAAACCCCACCTGCAGCTGAAGGAGCCGTCTGTGGATGAGAG ACAAGGGGTGGTCAG AGGATCAAG GCCTCCTGTCAGCAGAGCACTGCCACAGCCAGAGAAGCTCCAAACCAACAACGTTGGCAAAAAGAAGAGACCCATTGAG GACTTGGTTCTGGAGCTGGTGTTCGGTTACCGTGGCAGCGACTGTCGCAACAACGTGCACTATCTGAACGAGGGGGCCGACATTATCTACCACACAGCTTCAGTCGCCATCGTTCTCAACCTGACAACTT CTTGCCAAAGTTTCTATTTAGAACACAGTGACGACATTCTGTGCCTGACAATCAATCAACACCCCAAATTCCCCAACGTAGTGGCAACTGGCCAAGTAG GTGATGCTGGTGACATGGCAG CTACATCTCCGTCCATCCACGTATGGGATGCCATGACCAAGCAGACGCTATCGGTGTTGCGTTGTTTCCACTCCAGTGGCGTTTGCTCTGTCAGCTTTAGCGCCACAGGAAAACTCCTGCTGTCTGTTGGTCTGGACCCTGAGCACACCATTACCATCTGGAAGTGGCAGGAAG GTGCCAAAGTAGCCAACCGAATTGGTCACAGCCAGAGGATCTTTGTGGCTGAATTTCGGCCTGACTCGGACACACACTTTGTGTCTGTAGGGATCAAGCATGTGCGTTTCTGGACTTTAGCTGGTCGAGCTTTGCTTAGCAAGAAAGGTGTGCTGAGTTCCATCGAGGATGCCCGGATGCAGACTATGCTGTCTGTGGCCTTTGGAGCT aATAACTTGACATTTACAGGTACCATAAGTGGGGATGTGTGTGTATGGAAGGAACACATTTTAGTAAGAATAGTGGCCAAAGCTCACACGGGCCCTGTGTTCACTATGTACACCACACTGAGAGACGGCCTGATCGTCACAGGAGGCAAAGAAAGGCC GTCAAAGGATGGTGGCGCTCTGAAGCTCTGGGACCAGGAACTAAAACGCTGCAGAGCATTTCGTTTAGAAACGGGACAGATCATAGACTGCGTTCGTTCTGTATGCAGAGGAAAG GGTAAAATCCTCGTCGGGACCCGCAATGCTGAAATAATTGAAGTGGGAGAAAAGAACGCCGCCTGCAACATTCTAGTGAACGGACACATGGACGGCCCTATATGGGGTTTGTGTACTCACCCCTCCCGGGACGtgtttctgtctgcagcagaagatGGCACCGTTCGCCTGTGGGACATCCCAGAAAAG AAGATGCTGAATAAAGTGAACCTGGGCCACCCTGCACATGCCATCAGCTACAGTCCTGAAGGAGACATGGTGGCAATCGGTATGAAGAACGGAGAGTTCATCATCCTGTTGGTCGCCTCCCTTAAAATCTGGGGAAAGAAAAGAGACCGTCGTTCTGCTATTCAAGATATTAG GTTTAGTCCAAATTCTCGATACCTGGCTGTCGGCTCCACCGAGTGTGCCGTTGACTTCTATGACCTGACGCTTGGCCCTCAGCTGAACCGCATCAACTGCTGCAGAGACATCCCCAGCTTTGTCATGCAGATGGACTTCTCTGCTGACAGCAATCACATCCAG TTATCCACAGGTGCTTATAAACGACTTGTGTACGAAGTGCCATCTGGGAAGCAGATCACAGAACAGTTTCATATTGATAGGATTACTTGGGCTACCTGGACAAG TGTCCTTGGGGACGAGGTCATTGGGATCTGGTCCCGTAACACAGATAAAGCAGACGTTATCTGCGCCTGTGTGTCCCACTCGGGCCTTAACATCATCACAGGTGACGACTTTGGGATGGTGAAGCTGTTTGACTTTCCCTGTTTGGAGAAGTTT GCCAAACACAAACGCTTTCTGGGTCACTCAGCTCATTTGACAAACATCCGCTTCACAAACGGGGACCGCTTTGTCGTGAGCGCTGGTGGAGACGACAGAAG CCTCTTTGTGTGGAGGTGCGTCCACAGCCTGCACTGA